The uncultured Bacteroides sp. genome has a segment encoding these proteins:
- a CDS encoding IS110 family transposase codes for MRTQSNKLNFEGENSYVGIDVHLKSWNVTIYTEYLHHKTFNQHPVPSILRDYLNTNFPGGTYYSAYEAGFCGFNIHFELKKLNINNIVVNPADIPTSQKEQILKNDSRDSMKIARSLRANELIGIHVPFIETLENRTLIRTRDTMVKDMTRFKQRIKALLYFYGISYPPEFEKSTSHWSRRFLKWLKEEVSLNTTNGNDALSLLVREVEQQRVLLLEINRKIHSLAVSEKYVKEIELIRSIPGIGLITGLTFLSEIEDIERFHNTDKLAGFVGIIPTCHSSGEIENYGEMTFRKKTILRKCLIESSWIAVRIDPALTRCFLQLCKRMEPNKAIIRIARKLLNRMYYVLKKRQKYECGVV; via the coding sequence ATGCGTACACAAAGTAACAAACTAAATTTTGAAGGAGAAAATAGTTATGTTGGAATTGATGTTCATTTGAAAAGTTGGAATGTGACAATTTACACAGAATACCTGCATCATAAAACATTCAACCAACATCCTGTACCTTCAATTTTAAGGGACTATCTGAATACTAATTTCCCTGGTGGAACTTATTATTCAGCCTATGAAGCCGGATTCTGTGGGTTTAATATTCATTTTGAACTTAAAAAACTAAATATAAATAATATTGTGGTTAATCCTGCTGATATACCAACTAGCCAGAAAGAACAGATACTTAAAAACGATTCCCGTGATAGTATGAAAATTGCCCGTTCTTTAAGAGCTAATGAACTCATTGGCATACATGTCCCATTCATTGAGACATTGGAAAACCGCACATTGATACGCACTCGAGACACAATGGTGAAGGATATGACTAGATTTAAACAGCGCATAAAAGCTTTGCTTTATTTTTATGGTATATCTTACCCTCCAGAATTTGAGAAATCAACCAGTCATTGGTCCAGACGTTTTCTTAAATGGTTAAAAGAGGAGGTATCACTTAATACAACGAATGGTAATGACGCCTTGTCATTACTCGTCAGGGAAGTAGAGCAACAAAGAGTTCTTTTATTGGAAATCAATAGAAAAATTCATAGTCTTGCTGTTTCTGAGAAATATGTGAAGGAGATAGAGTTAATAAGAAGCATTCCGGGAATTGGTTTAATTACAGGGCTTACTTTTTTGTCGGAGATAGAAGATATTGAACGATTCCACAATACAGACAAGTTAGCCGGTTTTGTAGGAATAATACCCACCTGTCATTCAAGTGGAGAGATTGAGAATTATGGAGAGATGACATTTAGAAAGAAAACGATTTTAAGAAAGTGTCTGATTGAAAGTTCCTGGATTGCAGTAAGAATAGATCCGGCATTGACAAGGTGTTTTTTACAACTCTGTAAAAGGATGGAGCCCAATAAAGCTATAATACGAATCGCAAGAAAACTATTAAACAGAATGTATTATGTTTTAAAAAAGAGACAAAAATATGAATGTGGAGTGGTTTAA